Proteins from a single region of Nakamurella flava:
- a CDS encoding YcaO-like family protein: MTATIPTALPMTHLVDPHCGVVRAVRDFPRLPGLPDEFVSCVADVADTRRFADWPTDRIAAGTAFGDREVAWSAAVGEAVERYCGNNVPPDLPVATSRQLTDAGVDHTTPAELPAFHRAQFDRPGFPYLPFTADAPVRWATGQLPDGAPVRVPAGLIYLNYHRGPRRDDPRTHHLNYTGIATGVGSADATARGLAECLERDAMTTWWLLDRGGTPIDTDSVPGLRTDLVGCPFDLRLIALPSDFGPAVVGALVIDRSNAIPAAGFSANVDPARAARKAVLEALQVWIATHGLLEPDGPSRRAVAAGIFHPRAYLPHRPDRDYLTVAGDHFENVRDLAAQTQLWLDRRLHPLADRFTGRGPAIPVDAVPTSGWPETRQRLAAAGHRVITVDVTTPDVAETGLTVMRVLVTGLQPNSPAAFPYLGTRRLARLAAAAGRPAPAPWTVTLAPPPHN; encoded by the coding sequence ATGACCGCCACCATCCCGACCGCATTGCCGATGACCCACCTGGTCGACCCGCACTGCGGCGTCGTCCGCGCCGTCCGCGACTTCCCCCGGTTGCCCGGCCTGCCCGACGAGTTCGTCAGCTGTGTCGCCGACGTCGCCGACACCCGGCGGTTCGCGGACTGGCCCACCGACCGGATCGCCGCCGGCACCGCCTTCGGTGACCGGGAAGTGGCCTGGTCGGCGGCGGTCGGTGAGGCGGTCGAACGCTACTGCGGTAACAACGTGCCCCCGGACCTGCCCGTGGCCACCAGTCGGCAACTCACCGATGCCGGCGTCGACCACACCACTCCCGCCGAGTTGCCGGCCTTCCACCGCGCCCAGTTCGACCGCCCCGGGTTCCCGTACCTGCCGTTCACCGCGGACGCCCCCGTCCGGTGGGCGACCGGGCAGCTGCCCGACGGTGCCCCGGTCCGGGTGCCGGCCGGGCTGATCTACCTCAACTACCACCGGGGCCCGCGCCGGGACGATCCCCGCACGCACCACCTCAACTACACGGGCATCGCCACCGGGGTCGGCTCGGCCGACGCCACCGCCCGCGGGCTCGCCGAATGTCTGGAACGCGACGCGATGACCACCTGGTGGCTGCTCGACCGCGGCGGCACCCCGATCGACACCGACTCGGTGCCGGGCCTGCGGACCGATCTGGTCGGCTGCCCGTTCGACCTGCGCCTGATCGCCCTGCCCAGCGATTTCGGTCCGGCGGTGGTCGGGGCCCTCGTCATCGACCGGTCGAATGCCATTCCGGCGGCGGGGTTCTCGGCGAATGTCGATCCCGCCCGGGCCGCCCGCAAGGCCGTCCTGGAGGCACTGCAGGTGTGGATCGCCACGCACGGCCTGCTGGAACCGGACGGTCCGAGCCGGCGCGCGGTCGCCGCCGGCATCTTCCACCCCCGCGCCTACCTGCCCCACCGACCGGACCGCGACTACCTGACGGTGGCCGGTGACCACTTCGAGAACGTCCGGGACCTGGCCGCGCAGACCCAGCTCTGGCTGGACCGGCGGCTGCATCCGCTGGCCGACCGGTTCACCGGGCGCGGGCCGGCCATTCCGGTCGACGCCGTCCCGACGTCCGGGTGGCCGGAGACCCGTCAGCGGCTGGCCGCCGCCGGGCACCGGGTCATCACGGTCGACGTGACCACACCGGACGTCGCCGAGACCGGTCTGACGGTGATGCGGGTGCTGGTCACCGGGTTGCAACCGAACAGCCCGGCCGCCTTCCCATACCTGGGCACGCGACGGCTGGCCCGGCTGGCGGCGGCCGCCGGTCGACCGGCGCCCGCGCCATGGACGGTCACCCTCGCCCCGCCCCCGCACAACTGA
- a CDS encoding ABC transporter ATP-binding protein/permease produces MFHRRLIALARGLLGPIALGVLLGVLISATYVAQALLLVVALTAIGAGDQQRAVLALAGVVAAVAVRAGLLWAREVAAAWAGGQVRARLRDRLLLQVADLGPTFVAQGRVGATRATVVEGVDALEGYYSRYLPQVVVTALVPIVLVAALFTVQPAAATVLAVAVGLALVVPRFKDATLLRSGRERWTTWLDINADYLEAMQGLPTLRSAGADRRRRDGLQTRSTALYVDTMRELRISLLENGFSMFVQQAGTAGAVVVTVVAVTGVVPAAAASTVLLVLLGAVECFRPVRDLTRAWHAGYLGLTAVDGLDALLSARPAVTDTGRRDLPSGSTGTAPPTIALRGVEYTFPGADSPVLRDVTFTVPAGSTVAVVGRSGAGKSTLVGLLTREIDPDRGEIHWDGIALPALRRPALRAGTAVVGQHPYLFAQSVADNLRLGAPTASDEEIVAAARAADADAFVRDLPDGYDTVLAEGGRSLSGGQRQRLALARALVRRSPLLVLDEATSAVDTVSEQAVVAGLRAARSASGDRPTCVLVVHRLATALTAEQVVVLDAGRVVQTGPPAELAAAPGPFADLLDAQQGEPAGAVLR; encoded by the coding sequence GTGTTCCACCGTCGGCTCATCGCCCTGGCCCGGGGCCTGCTCGGGCCGATCGCCCTCGGGGTGCTGCTCGGCGTGCTCATCAGCGCGACCTACGTGGCGCAGGCGCTGCTGCTGGTGGTGGCGCTCACGGCGATCGGCGCCGGCGACCAGCAGCGGGCCGTGCTCGCCCTGGCCGGGGTGGTCGCGGCAGTCGCCGTGCGGGCCGGTCTGCTGTGGGCGCGGGAGGTCGCCGCCGCGTGGGCGGGCGGACAGGTCCGGGCCCGGCTGCGGGACCGCCTGCTGCTCCAGGTGGCCGACCTCGGCCCCACGTTCGTGGCCCAGGGCCGGGTGGGTGCGACCCGGGCCACCGTGGTCGAGGGCGTGGACGCACTGGAGGGCTACTACAGCCGGTACCTGCCGCAGGTGGTGGTGACGGCGCTCGTGCCGATCGTGCTGGTGGCCGCCCTGTTCACGGTGCAGCCGGCCGCGGCGACGGTGCTGGCCGTCGCCGTCGGGCTCGCCCTGGTGGTGCCGCGGTTCAAGGACGCGACCCTGCTGCGCAGCGGCCGGGAACGGTGGACGACCTGGCTGGACATCAACGCCGACTACCTGGAGGCCATGCAGGGCCTGCCCACCCTGCGCTCGGCCGGCGCGGACCGGCGGCGCCGGGACGGCCTGCAGACGCGCTCCACCGCGCTGTACGTCGACACCATGCGCGAACTGCGGATCTCGTTGCTGGAGAACGGGTTCAGCATGTTCGTCCAGCAGGCCGGCACCGCCGGGGCGGTGGTGGTGACCGTCGTCGCGGTCACCGGGGTCGTCCCCGCCGCCGCCGCTTCGACGGTGCTGCTGGTGCTGCTCGGCGCGGTCGAGTGCTTCCGCCCGGTGCGGGACCTGACCCGGGCCTGGCACGCCGGGTACCTGGGGCTGACCGCGGTGGACGGGCTCGACGCACTGCTGTCCGCGCGGCCGGCCGTGACGGACACCGGCCGCCGGGACCTGCCGAGCGGATCGACCGGGACCGCGCCACCGACGATCGCGCTGCGCGGCGTCGAGTACACCTTCCCCGGCGCCGACTCCCCCGTGCTGCGGGACGTCACGTTCACCGTGCCGGCCGGGTCGACGGTCGCGGTGGTCGGCCGGTCGGGCGCGGGCAAGAGCACCCTGGTCGGTCTGCTCACCCGGGAGATCGACCCGGACCGAGGTGAGATCCATTGGGACGGAATAGCTCTGCCGGCGCTTCGACGGCCGGCGCTGCGGGCGGGCACCGCGGTCGTCGGTCAGCACCCGTACCTGTTCGCCCAGTCCGTCGCCGACAACCTCCGGTTGGGCGCGCCGACGGCGTCCGACGAAGAGATCGTCGCGGCGGCCCGGGCGGCCGACGCCGACGCGTTCGTCCGGGACCTGCCCGACGGCTACGACACGGTGCTCGCCGAGGGCGGCCGCTCGCTGTCCGGCGGTCAACGCCAGCGGCTCGCGCTGGCCCGGGCGCTGGTCCGCCGGTCCCCGCTGCTGGTGCTGGACGAGGCGACCTCGGCCGTCGACACCGTCAGCGAACAGGCCGTGGTGGCAGGCCTGCGGGCGGCCCGGTCGGCGTCCGGTGACCGGCCCACGTGCGTGCTCGTGGTGCACCGGCTGGCCACGGCGCTGACCGCCGAACAGGTCGTCGTCCTGGATGCCGGGCGGGTGGTGCAGACCGGGCCGCCGGCGGAGCTGGCCGCGGCCCCCGGGCCGTTCGCCGACCTGCTGGACGCCCAGCAGGGCGAGCCGGCCGGGGCGGTGCTCCGGTGA
- a CDS encoding ABC transporter ATP-binding protein, with protein MTSDRSGRRPLRRLMALLRPHRSAFLSAVAATVVGQVATVGTAVATAWLAGQVLAGRAVAGLDLDGPARWVLLALAVGVTVVAVATWWEMLVAHDLAYRVLADLRVVVYDRLRRIVPARDRPERSGDLATTAMTDVESLEWLYAHVIAQTIGAGMVLVGGSAALAAIRPDLLLVLLPAALLVLTVPWWWKRTADRQGEELRTRGAALGADVVDLLQGLPELTAAGALDRRRAELGAATAKLTALSRRTAGRAGREVAATDLLVSLAGAGALLIIALDPAGVPPQWVPVVLVLTGTVLAPAAAVAGTLQQAGSLRAAVSRILDVLDTPDTVPAAPATVARTPVSRPGEPVVTLTGVRFGYRPGRPVLDGIDLRVHRGETVALVGRSGGGKSTVVALLQRFFDPDAGRIDLLGTDLRAVPDEQLRRRVAVVGQDVQIFAGTLRENVGLAVPDAPDAALRSALTTARAVDLLDRPGRWGAVIGERGARLSGGERARLAVARALAVGADLLVLDEAVANLDAHTERALHEALAVGAADRATVVVAHRPSAILRADRVVVLDSGRVVADGPPGALLAAGGPLADLLTVGDQDDRSDR; from the coding sequence GTGACGTCCGATCGTTCCGGCCGCCGGCCCCTGCGCCGGTTGATGGCGTTGCTGCGCCCGCACCGCTCCGCATTCCTCTCGGCCGTTGCGGCCACCGTCGTCGGGCAGGTCGCCACGGTAGGGACCGCGGTGGCGACGGCGTGGCTGGCCGGCCAGGTGCTGGCCGGCCGCGCGGTCGCCGGGCTGGACCTCGACGGCCCGGCCCGATGGGTGCTGCTGGCCCTGGCCGTCGGGGTGACGGTGGTCGCGGTGGCCACCTGGTGGGAGATGCTCGTCGCCCACGACCTGGCCTACCGGGTGCTGGCCGACCTGCGGGTCGTCGTCTACGACCGGTTGCGGCGCATCGTGCCGGCCCGGGACCGCCCGGAACGCAGCGGTGACCTGGCCACCACGGCGATGACCGACGTCGAGAGCCTCGAATGGTTGTACGCGCACGTCATCGCCCAGACCATCGGCGCCGGGATGGTGCTGGTCGGCGGGTCGGCCGCACTGGCGGCGATCCGACCGGACCTGCTGCTGGTACTGCTGCCGGCCGCGCTGCTGGTGCTGACCGTCCCGTGGTGGTGGAAGCGGACGGCCGACCGTCAGGGCGAGGAGCTGCGCACCCGGGGAGCGGCCCTGGGCGCCGACGTCGTCGATCTGCTGCAGGGGCTGCCCGAGCTGACGGCCGCCGGCGCGCTGGACCGGCGGCGGGCCGAGCTGGGCGCGGCGACCGCGAAGCTGACCGCGTTGTCCCGGCGCACCGCCGGCCGGGCCGGCCGGGAGGTCGCCGCGACCGACCTGCTGGTCAGCCTGGCCGGAGCCGGGGCGCTGCTGATCATCGCCCTGGATCCCGCCGGGGTCCCCCCGCAGTGGGTGCCGGTGGTGCTGGTGCTGACCGGGACGGTCCTCGCCCCGGCGGCCGCGGTGGCCGGCACGCTGCAGCAGGCCGGCTCGCTGCGGGCCGCGGTGAGCCGCATCCTGGACGTGCTGGACACCCCCGACACGGTGCCGGCAGCACCGGCAACCGTTGCTCGTACACCGGTTTCCCGACCCGGCGAGCCGGTGGTGACGCTCACCGGGGTGCGGTTCGGTTACCGGCCCGGCCGTCCGGTGCTGGACGGCATCGATCTGCGGGTGCACCGGGGCGAGACGGTCGCGCTGGTCGGTCGCTCCGGTGGCGGTAAGAGCACCGTCGTCGCTTTGCTGCAGCGGTTCTTCGACCCGGACGCCGGCCGGATCGACCTGCTCGGCACCGACCTGCGCGCGGTGCCCGACGAGCAGCTGCGCCGGCGGGTGGCGGTCGTCGGCCAGGACGTGCAGATCTTCGCCGGCACACTCCGCGAGAACGTCGGCCTGGCGGTACCGGACGCGCCGGACGCGGCGTTGCGGTCGGCGCTGACCACCGCCCGGGCGGTCGACCTGCTGGACCGTCCCGGCCGCTGGGGCGCGGTCATCGGCGAGCGCGGCGCGCGGTTGTCCGGCGGGGAACGGGCCCGGCTGGCGGTGGCCCGGGCCCTGGCCGTCGGGGCGGACCTGTTGGTGTTGGACGAGGCGGTGGCCAATCTCGACGCGCACACCGAACGGGCGCTGCACGAGGCGCTGGCCGTCGGCGCGGCCGACCGGGCGACGGTGGTGGTCGCGCACCGGCCGTCGGCGATCCTGCGGGCCGACCGGGTCGTGGTGCTCGACAGCGGACGGGTGGTCGCGGACGGCCCGCCCGGTGCACTGCTGGCCGCGGGCGGCCCGCTGGCCGACCTGCTGACGGTCGGCGACCAGGACGACAGGAGCGACCGATGA
- a CDS encoding ABC transporter ATP-binding protein, whose product MTAPHPQPTTATAATTVLTVQDVHAGYPVRGRRPGPDVLRSIDLTIPSGQALALVGTNGCGKSTLLQVLGGGLAPRAGRVYLADPDRGGELVDRTRWSARAAARQVALMHQTLPPMPGVTVRRLVEQGRYPHRGPLGMLAGVTGTEVDDALAAVDLVAFADRPVDRLSGGERQRARLALALAQQPRVLLLDEPTAHLDLAHQLRMLHLIDRVRRERGLTAVVVLHDLDHAARFTDRIVAVRDGRVVMDGPPAEVVTAELLADVFGVRGRVVRDDRGSSASRIRCLVDDPTD is encoded by the coding sequence ATGACTGCGCCCCACCCGCAGCCCACCACCGCCACCGCTGCGACCACAGTGCTGACCGTGCAGGACGTGCACGCCGGCTACCCCGTTCGCGGCCGGCGACCCGGCCCGGACGTCCTGCGCAGTATCGACCTGACCATCCCGTCCGGGCAGGCCCTCGCGCTGGTCGGCACCAACGGCTGCGGCAAGAGCACGTTGTTGCAGGTCCTCGGCGGGGGACTGGCCCCGCGGGCCGGCCGGGTGTACCTGGCCGACCCGGACCGCGGCGGCGAGCTTGTCGACCGCACCCGCTGGTCGGCCCGGGCCGCGGCCCGCCAGGTCGCCCTCATGCACCAGACCCTGCCGCCCATGCCCGGGGTCACCGTGCGCCGGCTGGTCGAGCAGGGCCGCTACCCGCACCGCGGCCCGCTCGGGATGCTGGCCGGGGTGACCGGCACCGAGGTCGACGACGCCCTGGCGGCCGTCGACCTGGTCGCGTTCGCCGACCGCCCGGTCGACCGGCTCTCCGGCGGCGAACGGCAACGCGCCCGACTCGCCCTGGCCCTGGCTCAGCAACCGCGGGTGCTGCTGCTCGACGAACCGACAGCCCACCTGGACCTCGCGCACCAGCTGCGCATGCTGCACCTGATCGACCGGGTCCGCCGCGAGCGGGGGCTCACCGCCGTGGTCGTCCTGCACGACCTCGATCACGCGGCCCGGTTCACCGACCGCATCGTCGCGGTGCGGGACGGTCGCGTGGTCATGGACGGTCCGCCGGCCGAGGTCGTCACGGCGGAGTTGCTCGCTGACGTCTTCGGGGTGCGCGGCCGGGTCGTCCGGGACGACCGGGGGAGCTCCGCCAGCCGGATTCGGTGCCTGGTCGACGACCCGACCGACTGA
- a CDS encoding FecCD family ABC transporter permease: protein MLTGLALALGVAVGVDLLLGRGVSAGQVLPALLDPDSTEGRILLLVRLPRVATAVIAGAALGVAGLVLQTVLRNPLASPELTGVNTAAVLGVVVAIAFALVPTDSSVGLLLAALVAGLAGGLAVWLLVGRTDPEQQLLAGVLMAAAAGGAVLLFLALRSSRFASVVRWLVGSVDGRVWSDLQWVGPWIAGGIVVLALAGGVLPVLAGGDAHAHALGVPPRAARLLLLGGALALVAGSAAVAGALTFIGLAVPHLVRGLLGELGRWSVPAAALVGAVLLCLCDALAQIVTGLLIGSAVSERVGIPAGAVAAVAGAVTLVLSLRRQERP from the coding sequence GTGCTGACGGGGCTGGCGCTGGCGCTGGGGGTCGCCGTCGGCGTCGACCTGCTGCTCGGGCGCGGCGTCAGCGCCGGACAGGTGCTCCCCGCTCTGCTCGACCCGGACTCCACGGAAGGGCGCATCCTGCTGCTGGTCCGGCTGCCGCGGGTGGCCACCGCCGTGATCGCCGGCGCCGCGCTCGGGGTGGCCGGGCTCGTCCTGCAGACCGTGCTCCGCAATCCGCTGGCCTCCCCGGAGCTCACCGGCGTCAACACCGCCGCCGTGCTCGGGGTCGTCGTCGCCATCGCTTTCGCGTTGGTGCCCACCGACTCCTCGGTCGGTCTGCTACTGGCCGCGCTGGTCGCCGGACTGGCCGGGGGACTGGCCGTCTGGCTGCTCGTTGGCCGCACCGACCCCGAGCAGCAGCTGCTGGCCGGAGTCCTGATGGCGGCCGCCGCGGGTGGGGCCGTCCTGCTGTTCCTGGCCCTGCGTTCGTCGCGGTTCGCCTCGGTGGTGCGCTGGCTCGTCGGGTCGGTCGACGGACGGGTGTGGTCCGACCTGCAGTGGGTGGGCCCGTGGATCGCCGGCGGGATCGTCGTGCTCGCCCTCGCCGGCGGGGTGCTGCCGGTGCTGGCCGGTGGCGACGCCCACGCCCACGCCCTCGGTGTGCCCCCGCGCGCGGCCCGCCTGCTGCTCCTCGGCGGGGCCCTGGCCCTCGTCGCCGGGTCGGCCGCCGTGGCCGGGGCGCTCACCTTCATCGGACTGGCCGTACCGCACCTCGTGCGGGGCCTGCTCGGGGAGCTCGGACGCTGGTCGGTGCCCGCCGCCGCGCTCGTCGGAGCGGTCCTGCTCTGCCTGTGCGACGCGCTGGCCCAAATCGTCACCGGTCTGCTCATCGGGTCCGCGGTATCCGAACGGGTCGGCATCCCCGCCGGCGCGGTCGCCGCCGTCGCCGGCGCCGTCACGCTCGTGCTGTCCCTCCGTCGTCAGGAACGCCCATGA
- a CDS encoding FecCD family ABC transporter permease, which produces MRHVTGLPEPRPTWSTGRATPPGRVGDDPAGPTRTRRRAPVVTAVLVLLLAGTAVLTVCLGTPTVSPAALLDLVAQPKVAGIVVTELRLPRLLVALVAGAALGACGLVLQESLRNPLATPDLLGVGPGAALVMAVVVVTGLAVPAALYPVAALMGALAGGGLTVLVARSVSGPTAVLLVGAAIAAAVSGLVVAVVASAEQLQIAALFTYLAGSLAGVTWATAIPALLWLAALLPLTLLTVPALDILRLGDDTAAALGLRPQRTRVLLLLLVATLVAGVVAVAGPIAWVGFLAPHLVRRLHPHARTRSWLGLAMLAGALVTAVADLAARLVFAPVETPVGAWTAMAGVAVGFAGLARSGRRPAVPVPAADADPTRRTGQT; this is translated from the coding sequence ATGCGTCACGTCACCGGGTTGCCCGAACCGCGACCCACGTGGTCCACGGGGCGGGCGACCCCGCCCGGCCGGGTCGGTGACGACCCGGCCGGGCCCACCCGGACCCGCCGTCGGGCGCCGGTCGTCACGGCGGTGCTGGTGCTGCTGCTGGCCGGAACCGCAGTGCTAACCGTGTGTCTCGGTACGCCCACCGTCAGCCCGGCCGCTCTGCTCGACCTCGTGGCCCAGCCGAAGGTGGCCGGCATCGTCGTCACCGAGCTGCGGTTGCCCCGGTTGCTCGTCGCCCTCGTCGCCGGGGCCGCCCTGGGGGCGTGCGGGCTGGTGCTGCAGGAGTCGCTGCGCAACCCGCTGGCCACCCCCGACCTGCTCGGCGTCGGGCCCGGGGCGGCCCTGGTGATGGCCGTCGTCGTGGTCACCGGGCTCGCCGTCCCCGCTGCGCTGTATCCCGTGGCTGCGTTGATGGGGGCGTTGGCCGGCGGTGGGCTGACCGTCCTGGTGGCCCGCTCGGTGAGCGGGCCGACCGCCGTGCTGCTCGTCGGGGCGGCCATCGCCGCCGCCGTGTCCGGGCTGGTCGTCGCCGTCGTCGCCTCGGCCGAGCAACTCCAGATCGCCGCCCTCTTCACCTATCTCGCCGGCAGCCTGGCCGGTGTCACCTGGGCGACCGCCATCCCGGCGCTGCTCTGGCTGGCCGCGCTGCTCCCGCTCACCCTGCTCACCGTGCCCGCCCTCGACATCCTGCGGCTGGGCGACGACACCGCCGCCGCCCTGGGGCTCCGCCCGCAGCGGACCCGGGTCCTGCTGCTGCTCCTGGTGGCCACCCTGGTCGCCGGGGTCGTCGCGGTCGCCGGGCCGATTGCCTGGGTCGGATTCCTCGCCCCGCACCTCGTCCGCCGCCTGCACCCGCACGCCCGCACCCGCAGCTGGCTCGGCCTGGCCATGCTCGCCGGAGCGCTGGTCACCGCTGTCGCCGACCTGGCCGCTCGGCTGGTCTTCGCCCCCGTCGAGACCCCGGTCGGCGCCTGGACCGCGATGGCCGGGGTGGCCGTCGGGTTCGCCGGGCTGGCCCGCAGCGGCCGGCGGCCGGCGGTGCCGGTTCCGGCGGCCGACGCGGACCCCACCCGCAGGACGGGACAGACATGA
- a CDS encoding ABC transporter substrate-binding protein, whose translation MSTPLVRRLTGSLFAAALAVGLAACGSPAPTAATTGAATATASSQGATVSGTAVSLSAPTGSVAVTPVTPALSITGPGGEAVTLPAKPQRIVCLTGLCDDVLVELGLAPVGTSTPGLLALPEFMGANSTTVTTIPGSFGSEDVESIAALKPDLVVGLAGAHDQMRSAVEQFAPLWLLDVKDWHSSVDYLRAFATLTDRPDQQVAAEQSFDTKLAAARAASAAGLKNTTALTMYISGGGQGVNTQDDLLGGLMGEVFTYPWPNKGGGWDTAQAYSFEEILAVDPQIVFIQSFTDGPDGPTGSQQFANNPVWQQVSAVKNGKVVEVDTDLWTAGRGPRSLGLVLDQAVAAAS comes from the coding sequence ATGTCCACCCCCCTCGTCCGGCGACTGACCGGATCCCTGTTCGCCGCGGCGCTCGCCGTCGGCCTGGCCGCCTGCGGTTCCCCCGCCCCGACGGCAGCCACCACCGGAGCTGCGACCGCGACGGCCTCCAGCCAGGGCGCCACGGTGTCCGGCACGGCTGTGTCGCTGTCCGCGCCGACCGGATCAGTCGCCGTCACCCCGGTCACCCCGGCCCTCAGCATCACCGGGCCCGGCGGGGAGGCCGTGACCCTGCCGGCCAAGCCGCAGCGCATCGTCTGCCTTACCGGCCTGTGCGACGACGTGCTCGTCGAGCTCGGCCTGGCCCCGGTCGGCACCAGCACCCCCGGCCTGCTCGCCCTGCCTGAATTCATGGGCGCGAACTCGACCACCGTCACCACCATCCCCGGTTCGTTCGGCAGCGAGGATGTCGAGAGCATCGCCGCGCTCAAGCCCGACCTGGTCGTCGGCCTGGCCGGCGCGCACGACCAGATGCGGTCTGCCGTCGAACAGTTCGCCCCGCTGTGGCTGCTGGACGTCAAGGACTGGCACAGCTCCGTCGACTACCTGCGGGCCTTCGCCACGCTCACCGACCGTCCGGACCAGCAGGTCGCGGCCGAGCAGTCGTTCGACACCAAGCTGGCCGCCGCCCGCGCGGCCAGCGCGGCGGGTCTCAAGAACACCACCGCCCTGACGATGTACATCAGCGGCGGGGGGCAGGGCGTCAACACGCAGGACGACCTGCTCGGCGGACTGATGGGGGAGGTGTTCACCTACCCGTGGCCCAACAAGGGTGGCGGCTGGGACACCGCCCAGGCCTACAGCTTCGAGGAGATCCTCGCCGTCGACCCGCAGATCGTCTTCATCCAGAGCTTCACCGACGGGCCCGACGGCCCCACCGGCTCCCAGCAGTTCGCGAACAACCCGGTGTGGCAGCAGGTCTCGGCCGTCAAGAACGGCAAGGTCGTCGAGGTCGACACCGACCTGTGGACCGCTGGACGCGGCCCGCGGTCCCTCGGCCTCGTCCTCGATCAGGCCGTCGCCGCGGCGTCCTGA
- a CDS encoding LacI family DNA-binding transcriptional regulator has product MDSSPRTRPPATLASLAAELGISRTTVSNAYNRPDQLSPQLRMRVMEAARRLGYPGPDPVARSLRTRKAGAVGLLLTDQVSYAFRDPAAVAFLEGLTLECDRARVGLLLVPARPDAEDVAAVSRAAVDGFIVYSMPDDDPHLEAALARPVPAVICDQPGLSGADLVGIDDAGAMRQVADHLIGLGHRRIGVVCMRLGRAVMDGAVTLARQHAARYHVQRNRLAGLEAAFTEAGVAWDRVPVVERFEHSVAAGASATAEVLSMDPGITAVIATSDVYALGAVEELTRRHQRVPEDVSVTGFDGVKAALDAGITTVAQPVVDKGRQAGRLLLEPGRRAQGRELVLPTTFMPGRTTAPPRL; this is encoded by the coding sequence ATGGACTCCTCACCGCGTACGCGACCGCCGGCCACCCTGGCCTCGCTCGCCGCCGAACTGGGGATCTCCCGCACCACCGTCTCCAACGCCTACAACCGGCCCGACCAGCTCTCGCCCCAGTTGCGCATGCGCGTCATGGAGGCGGCCCGCCGGCTCGGCTACCCCGGCCCCGACCCGGTGGCCCGCTCGTTGCGTACCCGCAAGGCCGGCGCCGTGGGGCTGCTGCTGACCGATCAGGTCTCCTACGCCTTCCGTGACCCCGCGGCGGTCGCCTTCCTCGAAGGTCTCACCCTGGAGTGCGACCGGGCCCGGGTCGGTCTGCTCCTGGTCCCGGCCCGGCCGGACGCCGAGGACGTCGCCGCCGTCAGTCGCGCCGCGGTCGACGGATTCATCGTCTATTCCATGCCCGACGACGATCCCCACCTGGAGGCGGCCCTGGCTCGGCCGGTCCCCGCCGTCATCTGCGACCAGCCGGGACTGTCCGGCGCCGACCTGGTCGGCATCGATGATGCCGGGGCGATGCGTCAGGTCGCCGACCACCTCATCGGACTCGGCCACCGGCGCATCGGCGTGGTGTGCATGCGTCTCGGACGCGCCGTGATGGACGGAGCGGTGACACTGGCCCGGCAGCACGCCGCGCGATATCACGTGCAGCGCAACCGGCTGGCCGGATTGGAGGCGGCCTTCACCGAGGCCGGGGTCGCCTGGGACCGCGTGCCCGTGGTCGAACGCTTCGAGCATTCGGTGGCCGCCGGGGCGTCGGCCACCGCCGAGGTCCTGTCGATGGACCCGGGGATCACCGCGGTCATCGCGACCTCGGACGTGTATGCGCTCGGCGCCGTCGAGGAGCTCACCCGCCGCCACCAGCGGGTGCCGGAGGACGTCTCGGTCACCGGTTTCGACGGGGTCAAGGCCGCGCTGGACGCCGGCATCACGACGGTCGCCCAGCCGGTGGTCGACAAGGGCCGGCAGGCCGGTCGCCTGCTGCTGGAGCCGGGCCGGCGGGCTCAGGGGCGCGAGCTCGTGCTGCCCACCACGTTCATGCCGGGTCGCACGACGGCCCCGCCCCGTCTGTAG